A genomic window from Solanum dulcamara chromosome 11, daSolDulc1.2, whole genome shotgun sequence includes:
- the LOC129872048 gene encoding uncharacterized protein LOC129872048: MGSQEKYTRWESKEVHAMGSQKKHLSSLNITVIFMFYSMLQMSEFILKNYMRRSCLKLVTTNWVWICNYHSQASRSFTREMGVNSVRVSQGLLVRWFSTASMLMPPRYLLLYALEPAMLRWMTMSLFVVYFTTNQFEGGKCTPTQKRLSCIL, from the exons ATGGGGAGTCAAGAGAAGTACACACGGTGGGAGTCAAAAGAAGTACACGCGATGGGGAGTCAAAAGAAG cATTTATCTTCGTTGAACATTACAGTCATTTTCATGTTCTACAGCATGCTGCAGATGAGTGAATTCATTCTGAAGAACTACATGAGAAG GTCATGCCTGAAATTGGTTACCACTAACTGGGTTTGGATCTGCAACTATCATTCTCAAGCTTCAAGATCATTTACCAG ggAGATGGGGGTCAATTCGGTGAGAGTATCACAAGGGTTGTTGGTGCGTTGGTTTTCAACAGCCTCAATGCTGATGCCACCAAG GTATCTGTTGCTATATGCATTGGAACCTGCTATGTTAAGGTGGATGACAATG TCATTGTTCGTGGTGTATTTTACAACCAACCAGTTCGAAGGAGGCAAATGCACTCCAA CCCAGAAGAGACTGTCTTGCATTCTCTGA
- the LOC129872049 gene encoding DNA mismatch repair protein MLH3-like yields the protein MKFIPIVANTTLAIIDQHAADERIRLEELREKVLSGQKRTITCLDSEQELLQNHLPATSKYRHSDDMHAFPASFGFKGEALSYISDVSLLESVTKTHWRPNEHRKVLKDSKCLYLGIDDCRQDVGTTVILYEPT from the exons ATGAAGTTTATTCCGATTGTGGCGAACACAACACTTGCTATAATTGATCAG CATGCTGCAGATGAGCGAATTCGTTTAGAAGAACTGCGTGAGAAG GTTCTATCTGGACAAAAGAGGACAATAACCTGTCTTGATTCCGAGCAAGAATTG CTTCAAAATCATTTACCTG CGACATCAAAATACCGCCATTCAGACGATATGCATGCTTTCCCAGCAAGCTTTGGCTTCAAAGGAGAGGCTCTGAGCTATATTTCTGACGTTTCTTTGTTGGAAAGTGTTACGAAAACTCACTGGAGGCCAAATGAGCATCGTAAGGTTTTGAAG GACAGCAAGTGTTTGTACCTTGGAATTGATGATTGTAGACAAGATGTTGGTACAACAGTAATTCTGTATGAGCCTACCTGA